Proteins encoded together in one Candidatus Woesearchaeota archaeon window:
- a CDS encoding SEC-C domain-containing protein gives MNELIGKTCKEIKEEFDFDYYLETKDEFLLGKPINNKKLIKLFIEFNKNTELNVLRLFDGVFEDIIKMSLPEIKKNLFLLAEKKGIFYDDSDNELAISYGFLCDDYLAEIMEGIIFFSGKKEYVMTFANILKENNVEFHNPKKIFEIEKNIEIKNVKKKKLGRNEPCHCGSEKKYKKCCLDKDIEETGKAYKKEELWEERYFAETLSPKEIEQKQKTIHMKHDEEMNYNCRKCNKKISAHNKDWHAELCDDCFNKELKND, from the coding sequence ATGAATGAACTGATAGGTAAAACATGCAAAGAAATTAAGGAGGAGTTTGACTTCGATTATTATCTTGAAACTAAAGATGAATTTTTGTTAGGCAAACCTATAAATAATAAAAAACTCATCAAATTATTCATTGAGTTTAATAAAAATACCGAGCTAAATGTACTAAGACTATTTGATGGCGTTTTTGAAGATATAATTAAAATGAGCTTGCCTGAAATTAAAAAAAATCTTTTTCTTTTAGCTGAGAAAAAGGGCATTTTTTATGATGACTCTGATAATGAACTGGCAATCTCTTACGGTTTTTTATGCGATGATTATTTAGCTGAAATCATGGAAGGAATAATTTTCTTTTCTGGGAAAAAAGAATATGTAATGACCTTTGCAAATATTTTAAAAGAAAATAATGTAGAATTTCATAATCCTAAAAAGATATTTGAAATTGAAAAAAATATCGAGATAAAAAATGTAAAAAAGAAAAAACTTGGAAGAAATGAACCGTGCCATTGTGGTTCAGAAAAAAAATACAAAAAATGCTGCTTAGATAAAGATATTGAAGAAACAGGCAAAGCATATAAAAAAGAAGAATTATGGGAAGAAAGATATTTTGCTGAAACATTAAGCCCTAAGGAAATAGAACAAAAACAAAAAACAATCCATATGAAACATGATGAAGAAATGAATTATAACTGCAGAAAATGCAATAAAAAAATATCTGCG